A window from Chitinophaga filiformis encodes these proteins:
- a CDS encoding RagB/SusD family nutrient uptake outer membrane protein yields MRKLIYIAIMVSFIACKDSFLDVVPLGSQVAVTTDDYNKLMNDPQYYAQTFAGGWQEPALMEDDVAAEEAYLLQGSPQMLRLFQWQDVVYQQQDQTPWAISLWLEQLYTLNKIIGEVMNASGGTDAQKRIIRAEAIATRAWTYFQFINFYGKPYVQSTAGTDPGFPIIEQADVNAQTFTRASVQAVYDFIIKDLTAAIAELPVKPSIRTRMSRPAAEGLLGKVYVFMGRYNDALSMFNAAFADLADSDAHLYDYNQTLAADGAFLPMDIIIGPSQGPGNNMNDLTEAVVSKVFYNGPYSGNQLGNNGLVLAPWAAALYGTSDLRLLLYTDTNPDQSPNAGGRLRKYGVTYARMGLQLPDMYLLSAECKARLNDLAGAVADVETLRKHRMPAADAVVPSAIAADQTALIRFIFEERIREFATEGYRWFDMRRQSVDPIFAGQVFTHTQYNADGSVSTFTLNQPRRLVLQLPPSFITSNPGMPNNP; encoded by the coding sequence ATGAGAAAGCTTATATATATCGCCATCATGGTTTCGTTTATAGCCTGCAAGGACAGTTTCCTGGATGTAGTGCCTTTGGGATCGCAGGTAGCCGTTACAACGGACGACTATAATAAACTGATGAACGATCCGCAGTACTATGCACAGACCTTCGCCGGTGGCTGGCAGGAGCCGGCATTAATGGAAGACGATGTAGCTGCAGAGGAAGCGTATCTTTTACAGGGCAGTCCGCAGATGCTCCGGCTCTTCCAGTGGCAGGACGTTGTATACCAGCAACAGGACCAGACGCCCTGGGCCATCAGCCTGTGGCTGGAACAATTGTATACACTGAACAAGATCATCGGCGAAGTCATGAATGCAAGCGGGGGAACAGATGCACAGAAAAGGATCATCCGTGCAGAGGCGATCGCCACACGCGCCTGGACCTATTTCCAGTTCATTAACTTTTATGGCAAGCCCTATGTGCAGAGCACTGCAGGCACTGACCCCGGCTTTCCCATCATAGAGCAGGCAGATGTGAACGCGCAAACGTTCACGCGTGCCTCCGTGCAGGCAGTATATGATTTTATTATCAAAGACCTGACGGCTGCTATTGCGGAATTGCCGGTGAAGCCGTCCATACGTACCCGCATGTCCAGACCGGCCGCCGAAGGTTTACTGGGCAAAGTGTATGTGTTCATGGGCAGGTACAATGATGCCCTGTCTATGTTCAATGCAGCATTCGCCGACCTGGCAGACAGTGATGCGCATTTATACGATTATAACCAGACACTTGCAGCAGATGGCGCCTTTCTGCCGATGGACATCATCATCGGCCCCTCCCAGGGACCGGGCAATAACATGAACGACCTCACAGAAGCGGTAGTATCGAAAGTGTTTTACAATGGGCCTTACAGTGGCAACCAGCTGGGCAACAATGGCCTGGTGCTGGCGCCATGGGCCGCGGCCTTGTACGGGACATCAGATCTTCGCCTGTTGTTATATACGGATACCAATCCCGACCAATCGCCCAACGCAGGAGGCCGCCTGCGTAAGTACGGGGTAACCTATGCGAGAATGGGCCTGCAATTGCCCGATATGTACCTGTTGAGCGCAGAGTGTAAGGCCCGCCTCAACGACCTGGCGGGAGCAGTGGCAGATGTAGAAACGCTGCGTAAGCACCGTATGCCGGCAGCCGATGCAGTAGTACCATCAGCAATAGCGGCTGATCAGACAGCATTGATACGCTTCATTTTCGAGGAGCGCATCCGCGAGTTTGCGACAGAAGGTTACCGTTGGTTCGATATGCGCAGGCAGTCGGTAGATCCCATCTTTGCCGGACAGGTATTTACCCACACGCAATATAATGCAGATGGCAGTGTCAGCACTTTTACACTGAACCAGCCCAGGCGGCTTGTATTACAATTGCCGCCTTCATTTATCACAAGTAATCCGGGTATGCCGAACAATCCTTAA
- a CDS encoding ABC transporter ATP-binding protein, which translates to MNSIVKLEHLSHRYTSSWAIRDISMEISQTGIVGLLGSNGAGKSTTMNILCGVLNQTEGNVFVNGINMREQPELAKQEIGFLPQHPPLYMDLTVDEYLGYCAGLRMMPKAAIPAAMKEAKERCGIAHYSKRLIRNLSGGYRQRVGIAQAIIHRPSLIVLDEPTNGLDPNQIIEVRALIKEIATDRAVIFSSHILSEVQLLCKEIKMIDNGKIVFADTMDAFNNYVEPHSVLMHMENPPAAAALLAIEGVTKADFLTERQVRVFFNGDQSISERLITASVQQGWRLREISIDKTALDEVFKQLSNQSTQ; encoded by the coding sequence ATGAACAGTATTGTAAAGCTGGAGCATTTATCACATCGCTACACCAGCTCATGGGCAATCCGTGACATCAGTATGGAGATCAGCCAGACTGGTATAGTGGGGCTGCTGGGCTCTAATGGTGCGGGTAAATCCACTACCATGAATATTCTCTGCGGCGTATTGAACCAGACAGAAGGCAATGTATTTGTGAACGGCATTAATATGCGGGAGCAACCCGAGCTGGCCAAACAGGAGATCGGTTTCCTGCCACAGCACCCGCCTTTATATATGGACCTTACGGTAGATGAATACCTGGGCTACTGCGCCGGCCTTCGCATGATGCCAAAAGCAGCGATACCGGCAGCCATGAAAGAAGCAAAGGAACGTTGCGGTATAGCACATTACAGTAAGCGTCTTATCCGCAATCTTTCCGGCGGCTACCGTCAGCGCGTAGGCATTGCCCAGGCTATCATACACCGGCCTTCGCTGATAGTACTGGACGAGCCTACCAATGGCCTGGACCCTAACCAGATCATCGAGGTGAGGGCCCTGATCAAGGAAATTGCTACTGACCGTGCTGTGATCTTCTCTTCTCATATCCTCTCCGAAGTACAGCTGCTCTGCAAGGAGATCAAGATGATCGACAATGGCAAGATCGTATTTGCAGATACCATGGACGCCTTCAACAACTATGTAGAGCCGCACAGTGTGCTGATGCATATGGAGAACCCGCCGGCAGCTGCAGCACTTCTGGCGATAGAAGGTGTGACGAAAGCTGATTTCCTCACGGAGCGGCAGGTGCGTGTTTTCTTTAACGGCGACCAGAGTATCTCTGAACGCCTTATCACCGCCAGCGTTCAGCAGGGCTGGCGGCTGAGAGAGATCAGTATTGACAAGACGGCGCTGGACGAAGTATTCAAACAATTATCCAATCAATCAACACAATAG
- a CDS encoding Gldg family protein yields MKMVFRIAKTELRTLFYSPIAWFLLIAFLVQCGLAYINALDGAARSQEIGGMSLENMTRLTERIFAARGGVFSVVMQTLYLYIPLLTMGLISREVNNGTIKLLYSSPVKVSEIIFGKFLAMMVYNLLMMVVLGLFIFDGIIHINHADAGELFSASLGFYLLLCAYSAIGLFMSSLTSYQIVAAVCTFMMVGFLSYIGTLWQHIAFVRDLTYFLSLSGRTEKMLAGLITSKDVIYFLVIIYIFLALSIYKLKAGRESKPAIVKTGRYVAVVALGLVVGYITSRPSLVGYFDATANKTRTLTPNSQKILKELGNVPLEVTAYNNMLGSFYYFGSEEGRNMDLARWEPYMRFKQDIHLQYVQYYDSLLDNPNIMRFYPGKDFLDMATQRAKGMGFKLSQFKSPAEIRKIIDLRPELNRYVMQLKYKDKVTFLRVFDDQTQWPGEAEVAAALKRLLQSEFPRVAFLTGDLERSIEKEGDREYSTLTKKKTFRYALVNQGFDVDTLSLEHQDIPSDVTTLVIADPKKEFSAVTMAKIRKYISEGGNLLITGEPGKQSILNPLLRELGVQLMDGMIAQAAKETAPDLALPLMTATAAGFSKSLIKGFKDSIAVSMPGATWLAYNDSIFKVQPLLVTDASKSWVKKDRFAADSAEVAYDPAAGDEKKSVPTVIALTRKVNNKEQRIVVTGDADFLSNDELGRYNVQTINFAFNTALFSWLSYGQFPIDTYRPEAKDTRVSVSTDTVDILRILYIWVLPGILVAFAAILLIRRKRK; encoded by the coding sequence ATGAAGATGGTTTTCAGAATTGCGAAAACGGAACTACGCACCCTGTTTTATTCACCGATAGCATGGTTTTTACTGATAGCGTTCCTGGTGCAATGCGGCCTGGCATATATCAATGCACTGGACGGAGCCGCCCGGTCGCAGGAAATAGGCGGCATGTCGCTCGAGAACATGACCCGCCTCACCGAGCGCATATTTGCAGCCAGGGGTGGTGTGTTCAGTGTGGTTATGCAGACACTGTATTTGTACATACCACTGCTGACCATGGGACTGATCAGCCGGGAGGTGAACAATGGCACTATCAAATTGCTGTACTCCTCTCCTGTTAAGGTCAGCGAGATCATCTTCGGCAAGTTCCTCGCCATGATGGTGTATAACCTGTTGATGATGGTTGTACTGGGTCTCTTCATTTTCGATGGAATTATTCATATCAACCATGCGGATGCGGGAGAATTATTCTCTGCCTCACTGGGTTTCTACCTGCTCTTATGCGCCTATTCGGCCATTGGGTTGTTCATGTCCAGCCTCACATCCTACCAGATCGTAGCGGCGGTATGTACCTTCATGATGGTAGGTTTCCTGAGCTATATCGGCACGTTATGGCAGCATATTGCCTTTGTACGGGACCTTACCTATTTCCTTTCGCTGAGCGGCCGTACTGAAAAGATGCTGGCAGGGCTCATCACGAGTAAAGACGTGATCTACTTCCTGGTGATCATCTATATTTTCCTGGCGCTGAGTATCTATAAACTGAAGGCTGGCAGGGAATCGAAACCTGCTATCGTTAAAACAGGCAGGTATGTGGCTGTTGTGGCGCTGGGTTTAGTAGTGGGATACATCACATCACGTCCTTCACTGGTAGGATATTTTGATGCTACTGCCAATAAAACAAGAACGCTCACGCCTAACTCGCAAAAGATCCTGAAAGAACTGGGGAATGTTCCGCTGGAGGTAACTGCGTATAACAACATGCTGGGCTCATTCTATTATTTCGGATCCGAAGAGGGCCGTAATATGGACCTGGCGCGCTGGGAGCCTTACATGCGCTTCAAACAGGATATTCATCTGCAATATGTACAGTACTATGACAGCCTGCTGGACAATCCGAATATCATGCGGTTCTACCCTGGCAAGGACTTCCTGGACATGGCCACACAGCGGGCCAAGGGAATGGGGTTTAAGCTTTCCCAGTTTAAATCGCCCGCAGAGATCAGGAAGATAATAGACCTGCGCCCTGAGTTGAACCGATATGTGATGCAGCTGAAATACAAGGACAAGGTTACCTTCCTCCGTGTGTTTGATGACCAGACGCAATGGCCGGGAGAAGCGGAAGTGGCGGCAGCACTGAAACGCTTGTTACAGTCCGAATTTCCAAGGGTAGCCTTCCTGACGGGCGACCTGGAAAGGAGCATTGAGAAAGAAGGAGACCGGGAATACAGCACGCTGACGAAAAAGAAGACTTTCCGCTATGCACTGGTAAACCAGGGTTTCGATGTAGATACCCTTTCACTGGAGCACCAGGATATTCCTTCAGATGTTACTACACTGGTAATTGCTGACCCAAAGAAGGAATTCAGCGCTGTTACAATGGCGAAGATCAGGAAGTATATCAGTGAAGGCGGCAACCTGCTCATTACCGGGGAACCCGGCAAACAGTCCATCTTAAATCCGCTGTTGCGCGAGCTGGGTGTACAGCTGATGGACGGGATGATCGCCCAAGCGGCCAAAGAGACCGCTCCTGACCTGGCTTTGCCCTTAATGACAGCTACAGCTGCCGGCTTCAGTAAATCGCTTATAAAAGGCTTTAAAGACAGTATTGCGGTTTCTATGCCAGGCGCCACATGGCTTGCTTACAACGACAGCATCTTCAAGGTGCAACCTTTGCTGGTAACAGACGCCAGTAAGAGCTGGGTGAAGAAAGACCGTTTTGCTGCCGATTCTGCGGAGGTGGCCTATGACCCTGCCGCGGGTGATGAGAAGAAATCAGTGCCGACGGTCATCGCCCTCACCCGTAAGGTGAACAACAAAGAACAGCGCATTGTGGTGACTGGTGATGCGGACTTTTTAAGCAATGACGAGCTGGGACGATACAATGTACAGACCATCAATTTCGCTTTTAACACGGCACTCTTCAGCTGGTTGAGCTATGGGCAGTTCCCGATAGACACTTACCGCCCGGAAGCAAAAGACACGCGTGTATCAGTCAGCACCGATACGGTGGATATACTCCGGATCCTGTACATCTGGGTACTACCGGGTATACTGGTGGCATTTGCCGCTATTCTGCTTATCAGGCGTAAAAGAAAATAA
- a CDS encoding MutS-related protein, producing the protein MLFTTDKQTLEDLNIFGRYGADSVYNIFNHTVTRGGAALLEETFRYPLSDHDAINRRSSIIRHFAAAGTAYPFPAALFDAIAPYLDNTDERTRLSTEEQSISKKLAGMIAADGNMQMVYKGVQALIELLQGVQSFVSAEAGGAAYAADRKAIATLLSEHAFEPVLAHKGKAAHSTIAAFDVLFRFRYRALIQQLLHHLYCLDVYISVAKVATERGFVFPQALPRHTCRIDAEGVYHPLLKKAVPNNIRINEESNVIFLTGANMAGKSTFMKSLSIALFLAHMGFPVAAARMEFSVLDGIYTTINLPDNLGMGASHYYAEVLRVKKMAQELSQGKHLFIVFDELFRGTNVKDAYEATIAICKGFAGKRNSIFVISTHIIEAGEVLKAAAANIRFVYLPTHMDGHKPVYTYTLENGITDDRHGMIIINNEGIIDMLEAGLTKTT; encoded by the coding sequence ATGTTATTTACAACGGATAAACAAACACTGGAAGATCTCAATATTTTCGGCCGGTATGGAGCGGATTCCGTGTACAACATCTTCAACCATACGGTGACACGCGGAGGTGCGGCCCTGCTGGAAGAGACCTTCCGCTATCCATTATCAGACCATGATGCGATCAACCGCCGCAGCAGCATTATCCGGCATTTTGCTGCGGCGGGTACCGCTTACCCGTTTCCCGCCGCTCTCTTTGACGCCATAGCACCTTACCTTGACAATACGGACGAGCGTACAAGACTGAGCACGGAAGAACAATCCATCAGCAAGAAACTGGCGGGGATGATAGCGGCAGACGGAAATATGCAGATGGTGTATAAAGGCGTGCAGGCGCTCATAGAGCTACTACAGGGGGTACAGTCTTTCGTCAGTGCAGAAGCAGGCGGTGCGGCTTACGCAGCCGACAGGAAAGCAATCGCCACGCTCCTGTCCGAGCATGCATTTGAACCTGTACTGGCCCATAAGGGTAAAGCAGCGCATTCCACCATCGCCGCTTTTGATGTGCTATTCCGTTTCCGTTATCGGGCACTGATACAACAGCTCCTGCATCACCTGTATTGCCTGGACGTGTATATATCTGTCGCCAAAGTTGCCACCGAACGGGGGTTTGTATTTCCGCAGGCCTTACCCCGTCATACCTGTCGCATAGATGCTGAAGGCGTATACCATCCCTTGCTGAAGAAAGCGGTGCCCAATAACATCCGGATCAATGAAGAAAGCAATGTCATCTTTCTCACCGGAGCTAATATGGCCGGCAAGTCCACCTTTATGAAATCGCTCAGTATTGCCTTGTTCCTCGCACACATGGGGTTCCCTGTTGCCGCTGCGCGGATGGAGTTTTCTGTGCTGGACGGTATTTATACGACCATCAACCTGCCCGACAACCTGGGCATGGGGGCCAGTCATTACTACGCGGAAGTGCTGCGTGTTAAAAAAATGGCGCAGGAGCTGAGCCAGGGTAAACACCTGTTCATTGTATTTGATGAACTGTTCCGGGGTACTAATGTGAAGGACGCGTATGAGGCTACTATTGCCATATGTAAAGGATTTGCCGGCAAGCGTAACAGCATATTCGTCATCTCTACACACATCATCGAAGCCGGCGAGGTGCTGAAAGCAGCGGCAGCCAATATCCGGTTTGTATACCTGCCCACTCATATGGACGGGCACAAACCTGTATACACCTATACGCTGGAGAATGGCATTACAGACGACCGTCATGGCATGATCATTATTAACAATGAAGGCATTATCGATATGCTGGAAGCCGGCCTGACCAAAACAACATGA
- a CDS encoding MutS-related protein: MSFIADKQTLEDLNLLGRFKPNSIYNLFSRIKTTGGEQLLERMFQQPLTNTAAINQRSATFRYFQQKQLTFPFNGVSFRQAENYLNMGGASSLPAILKKRLNAFLNDDEYEKLLTGLKATIGILRTFRKFLQELSDYNEAAAWRKTLSGISWLDSDRELTLLTVARYDRLLRHTLRHEMEQLLEAVHQLDVYIAVSDVARQRGFHYATALPSSPSVFRTTALRHPALDAGVANPVTLHSDSNVIFLTGANMAGKSTLMKSFGIALYLAHMGFPVAAADMEFSVRDGLYSSINVPDNLNMGYSHFYAEVLRVKQVAAEVSSGKNLVIIFDELFKGTNVKDAYDATLAVTAAFARYRNCFFIISTHIIEVGNALRQYANLQFAYLPTLLEGTKPRYTYQLKEGITSDRHGMMIIENEGIIALLNN, from the coding sequence ATGAGTTTTATAGCTGATAAACAAACGCTGGAAGACCTGAACCTGCTGGGCCGGTTCAAGCCTAACTCCATCTATAACCTTTTTAGCAGAATCAAAACCACCGGAGGGGAACAACTGCTGGAACGTATGTTCCAGCAGCCCCTTACTAATACTGCCGCCATTAACCAGCGCAGTGCTACCTTCCGGTATTTCCAGCAAAAGCAGCTCACTTTTCCCTTCAACGGGGTTAGTTTCCGCCAGGCGGAAAACTACCTGAACATGGGAGGGGCAAGCAGCCTGCCTGCTATTCTCAAAAAGAGACTGAACGCATTTTTAAACGACGACGAATACGAAAAGCTGCTGACAGGCTTAAAGGCAACTATTGGAATATTACGCACCTTCCGCAAGTTCCTGCAGGAGCTCAGTGATTACAATGAGGCCGCAGCCTGGCGGAAAACCTTATCTGGCATTTCCTGGCTGGACAGCGACAGGGAACTAACCTTACTGACAGTGGCACGTTACGACCGTTTATTACGGCATACCTTACGCCATGAAATGGAGCAATTGCTGGAAGCTGTTCATCAACTGGACGTCTATATTGCAGTAAGCGATGTAGCACGGCAACGCGGCTTTCATTATGCTACTGCCCTCCCCTCCTCGCCCAGTGTGTTCCGTACCACAGCGCTGCGGCATCCTGCATTGGACGCCGGGGTGGCGAATCCTGTAACCCTCCACAGTGACTCCAATGTTATTTTCCTCACAGGGGCTAACATGGCGGGTAAATCTACCCTGATGAAGTCTTTTGGCATTGCTTTGTACCTGGCGCATATGGGATTTCCTGTAGCCGCTGCGGATATGGAGTTTTCCGTACGTGACGGGTTATACTCATCCATCAATGTACCGGACAATCTCAATATGGGGTATAGTCATTTTTATGCGGAGGTCTTACGCGTAAAGCAAGTAGCGGCGGAGGTGAGTTCAGGGAAGAACCTGGTCATCATCTTCGATGAGCTATTCAAAGGGACAAACGTGAAAGACGCTTATGATGCTACGCTGGCTGTAACCGCAGCTTTCGCCCGTTACCGGAATTGCTTTTTCATCATTTCTACGCATATTATTGAGGTGGGTAATGCGTTGCGTCAATACGCCAACCTGCAGTTTGCCTATCTGCCGACATTGTTAGAAGGTACGAAGCCGAGGTATACTTATCAGCTTAAAGAGGGGATTACGAGTGACAGGCATGGCATGATGATCATTGAGAATGAGGGGATAATAGCGTTGTTGAATAATTAG